A region of Micromonospora sp. WMMD882 DNA encodes the following proteins:
- a CDS encoding GMC family oxidoreductase N-terminal domain-containing protein gives MYDYVIVGAGSAGSVLAARLTEDPSVRVCLVEAGPVDSEPNIHVPAAFGRLFRTRLDWDLDTHEEPHLDRRRVYLPRGRVLGGTSSINTMVYIRGNRLDFDSWGQPGWSYDELLPYFKRSEDNERGASAYHGVGGPLSVADGRSRNPMSAAFVEAAAEAGHQVNDDFNAGSQDGFGFFQVNQRNGRRESCATAFLHPVLDRPNLTVETNVQVLRILIEDGRAVGVVGRRLDDEVVLRAEREVVLSAGAYHSPHLLMLSGVGPAALLSALGIPVVLDAPMVGQNLQDHALVPLVYTHPHPISLLTAGDPANLKLFMEEGRGMLTSNGPESGGFARTSDDLPAPDVEYLGAPVMFADSGLGTPTHHSFSYGPSMLTPRSRGWVMLASDDPTAKPKIRHNYFAEEEDMRAAIVATRMGTEIARQKALAPYTEGMHEPPASESDADLRAYIRQYAHSIYHPAGTCAMGSVVDADLRLSGVDGLRVVDASVMPTLVRGNPNAAVIAIAEKAADLIKGVTPLPAAADALVS, from the coding sequence ATGTACGACTACGTCATCGTCGGCGCCGGGTCGGCCGGCTCCGTGCTCGCCGCGCGACTGACCGAGGACCCCTCGGTACGGGTGTGCCTGGTCGAGGCCGGGCCGGTCGACAGCGAACCCAACATCCACGTGCCGGCCGCGTTCGGCAGGCTCTTCCGGACCCGGCTGGACTGGGACCTCGACACCCACGAGGAGCCGCACCTGGACCGTCGGCGGGTGTACCTGCCCCGGGGCCGGGTGCTGGGCGGCACCAGCTCGATCAACACGATGGTGTACATCCGGGGCAACCGGCTCGACTTCGACTCCTGGGGGCAGCCGGGCTGGTCGTACGACGAGCTGCTGCCGTACTTCAAGCGGTCCGAGGACAACGAGCGGGGCGCGTCGGCCTACCACGGCGTCGGTGGCCCGCTGTCGGTCGCCGACGGCCGGTCCCGCAACCCCATGTCGGCGGCGTTCGTCGAGGCCGCCGCCGAGGCCGGCCACCAGGTCAACGACGACTTCAACGCCGGCAGCCAGGACGGCTTCGGCTTCTTCCAGGTCAACCAGCGCAACGGGCGGCGGGAGAGCTGCGCGACGGCCTTCCTGCACCCGGTGCTGGACCGACCCAACCTGACGGTCGAGACGAACGTGCAGGTGCTCCGGATCCTCATCGAGGACGGCCGGGCGGTCGGGGTGGTCGGGCGGCGACTGGACGACGAGGTGGTGCTGCGGGCCGAACGCGAGGTGGTCCTCTCCGCCGGCGCGTACCACAGCCCGCACCTGCTGATGCTCTCCGGCGTCGGCCCGGCGGCCCTGCTGTCCGCGCTGGGCATCCCGGTCGTGCTGGACGCCCCGATGGTCGGCCAGAACCTCCAGGACCACGCGCTGGTGCCGCTGGTCTACACCCACCCGCACCCGATCAGCCTGCTCACCGCCGGCGACCCGGCCAACCTCAAGCTCTTCATGGAGGAGGGCCGGGGGATGCTGACCTCCAACGGCCCGGAGTCGGGCGGGTTCGCCCGCACCTCCGACGACCTGCCCGCGCCGGACGTCGAGTACCTGGGCGCGCCGGTCATGTTCGCCGACAGCGGCCTCGGCACCCCCACCCACCACTCCTTCTCGTACGGGCCGTCGATGCTCACCCCGCGCAGCCGGGGCTGGGTCATGCTCGCCTCCGACGACCCCACCGCCAAGCCGAAGATCAGGCACAACTACTTCGCCGAGGAGGAGGACATGCGGGCGGCGATCGTCGCCACCCGGATGGGCACGGAGATCGCCCGGCAGAAGGCGCTGGCCCCGTACACGGAGGGCATGCACGAGCCCCCGGCGTCCGAGTCCGACGCGGACCTGCGGGCCTACATCCGCCAGTACGCGCACTCGATCTACCACCCGGCCGGCACCTGCGCCATGGGCTCGGTCGTCGACGCGGACCTGCGGCTGTCGGGGGTGGACGGGCTGCGGGTGGTCGACGCGTCCGTCATGCCGACGCTGGTACGCGGCAACCCGAACGCGGCGGTCATCGCCATCGCCGAGAAGGCAGCCGACCTGATCAAGGGGGTCACGCCGCTTCCGGCGGCGGCCGACGCCCTCGTTTCCTGA
- a CDS encoding SgcJ/EcaC family oxidoreductase: MTSEETMTMGTTTSWGDASAHLAAAGVAEDTSYYRGFTAPDEKAVLTVAMRIQAAWATNDADAFADTFADNGSLLMQDTQLTSREQIRDFMRNGFAGAYKGASVKGWPVVLRFLKEDVALAVTEGGIMFSGESEIPAERRIRATWVIARQPSGELRLVSHQSSPISG, encoded by the coding sequence GTGACATCCGAGGAGACGATGACCATGGGTACGACCACGTCCTGGGGGGATGCGTCCGCGCATCTCGCCGCCGCCGGGGTGGCCGAGGACACCTCCTACTACCGGGGCTTCACCGCCCCGGACGAGAAGGCCGTCCTGACCGTCGCGATGCGGATCCAGGCGGCCTGGGCGACAAACGACGCCGACGCGTTCGCGGACACCTTCGCCGACAACGGCAGCCTGCTCATGCAGGACACGCAGCTCACCAGCCGGGAGCAGATCCGCGACTTCATGCGGAACGGCTTCGCGGGCGCCTACAAGGGCGCCTCGGTCAAGGGCTGGCCGGTCGTCCTCCGGTTCCTCAAGGAGGACGTCGCGCTGGCGGTCACCGAGGGCGGGATCATGTTCTCCGGTGAGTCCGAGATCCCCGCCGAGCGGCGGATCCGGGCCACCTGGGTCATCGCCCGTCAGCCCTCCGGTGAGCTGCGGCTGGTGTCGCACCAGAGCAGCCCGATCTCCGGCTGA
- a CDS encoding SgcJ/EcaC family oxidoreductase, producing MSTGTATEQRPDLDAYYGEFTSDKEKEALSVPLRLVAAWARNDAQGVADVFTDDGILILPGDVLKQGREEIHAFMAAAYAGPFKGTGVTGRPVDVRFVGDDVALLRTHGGILAAGETDIADELAVRSTWICVKTNGQWQLAGYQNSPRGAGATLRW from the coding sequence ATGTCCACAGGCACCGCTACCGAACAGCGTCCCGACCTGGACGCCTACTACGGCGAGTTCACCAGCGACAAGGAGAAGGAAGCCCTCAGCGTCCCCCTGCGCCTGGTCGCCGCGTGGGCCCGCAACGACGCCCAGGGCGTCGCCGACGTCTTCACCGACGACGGCATCCTCATCCTCCCCGGCGACGTCCTCAAGCAGGGCCGCGAGGAGATCCACGCCTTCATGGCCGCCGCCTACGCCGGCCCCTTCAAGGGCACCGGCGTCACCGGCCGCCCCGTCGACGTGCGCTTCGTCGGCGACGACGTCGCCCTCCTGCGCACCCACGGCGGCATCCTCGCCGCCGGCGAGACCGACATCGCCGACGAACTCGCCGTCCGCTCCACCTGGATCTGCGTCAAGACCAACGGCCAGTGGCAACTCGCCGGCTACCAGAACAGCCCCCGCGGCGCCGGCGCCACCCTCCGCTGGTGA
- a CDS encoding alcohol dehydrogenase catalytic domain-containing protein: protein MRAAVLPGVGAGWEVRELPVPRPGPGAVLIRVRASSICVNDVLASRGALPFPGADPAVPGHEPVGEVVAVGPGVTSRQVGDRVGATWVQGACGRCAYCRLQRPLTGQTALNCAAPRTLGFSVPGGQAEYVVAEAAATVLLPDDLPYELAAPVMCAGYTAWGALRQADPRPHERVAVLGIGALGHLAVQYASACGFETVAVTRSPDKREVARQLGADLVVGDGAQLRDAGGADVVLVTASSYRAASDSLRGLRVDGRLVLAGLDAPGGFDLAPERGRPFFAQRHRIIGTTHNGLPDLVEALRLVAAGRCTPMVEVVKPDDLPTAVDRVAGGDVRFRAVVSW from the coding sequence ATGCGGGCCGCGGTGCTGCCCGGGGTCGGGGCCGGGTGGGAGGTACGGGAGCTGCCCGTGCCCCGGCCCGGCCCGGGGGCCGTGCTGATCCGGGTACGCGCCAGCAGCATCTGCGTCAACGACGTCCTGGCGTCCCGGGGGGCGCTGCCGTTCCCCGGCGCCGACCCGGCCGTGCCCGGCCACGAGCCGGTCGGCGAGGTCGTCGCGGTCGGCCCGGGCGTCACCTCCCGTCAGGTCGGCGACCGGGTCGGCGCGACCTGGGTGCAGGGGGCGTGCGGGCGCTGCGCGTACTGCCGGCTGCAACGCCCGCTGACCGGGCAGACCGCGCTCAACTGCGCCGCGCCGCGCACCCTCGGGTTCAGCGTGCCGGGCGGGCAGGCCGAGTACGTCGTGGCCGAGGCCGCGGCGACCGTCCTGCTCCCCGACGACCTGCCGTACGAGCTGGCCGCGCCGGTGATGTGCGCCGGCTACACCGCGTGGGGCGCGCTGCGGCAGGCGGACCCGCGCCCGCACGAGCGCGTCGCGGTGCTCGGCATCGGCGCGCTGGGCCACCTGGCGGTGCAGTACGCCAGCGCCTGCGGCTTCGAGACGGTGGCGGTCACCCGCTCCCCCGACAAACGGGAGGTGGCCCGCCAGCTCGGCGCGGACCTCGTCGTCGGCGACGGCGCGCAGCTGCGGGACGCCGGCGGCGCGGACGTCGTCCTGGTCACCGCCAGCTCGTACCGGGCCGCCTCGGACAGTCTGCGCGGACTGCGGGTGGACGGGCGGCTCGTGCTCGCCGGCCTGGACGCCCCCGGTGGGTTCGACCTGGCCCCCGAACGGGGCCGACCGTTCTTCGCCCAACGGCACCGGATCATCGGCACCACCCACAACGGACTCCCCGACCTGGTGGAGGCGCTGCGCCTGGTCGCGGCCGGCCGCTGCACGCCGATGGTCGAGGTGGTCAAGCCCGACGACCTGCCCACCGCGGTGGACCGGGTGGCCGGGGGCGACGTGCGGTTCCGGGCCGTCGTCTCGTGGTGA
- a CDS encoding DUF2306 domain-containing protein, translating into MTHSPLTEASAEQEPAEPVGRDAPASGDTPPRRSWWRRPWFLPGAILAYLFIFMFVPPYLTLDPAQARLPNLRHDIPWHYGFLVAHVISGTVAMATVPFQVWPAFRRRFPALHRYMGRVYIVVGVIPSTIAALAIVPFAMGPAGNVIGGLLWLGTSLWGWRMARQRRFEEHRRFMIYSFALCLQIIEGRVMVLTIPHLPGWDPSSFPLLLETASWIGIVLNLLIAQWYLEWSARRGRTGLERKRTGLVVR; encoded by the coding sequence GTGACTCACTCCCCATTGACGGAAGCCTCCGCCGAACAGGAACCGGCGGAGCCGGTTGGCCGGGACGCCCCGGCGTCGGGAGACACCCCGCCCCGGCGGTCGTGGTGGCGTCGCCCGTGGTTCCTGCCCGGCGCCATCCTCGCCTACCTGTTCATCTTCATGTTCGTGCCGCCGTACCTGACGCTCGACCCGGCCCAGGCCCGGCTGCCCAACCTGCGGCACGACATCCCGTGGCACTACGGCTTCCTCGTCGCGCACGTGATCTCCGGGACGGTGGCGATGGCCACGGTGCCGTTCCAGGTGTGGCCGGCGTTCCGCCGCCGGTTCCCGGCGCTGCACCGGTACATGGGCCGCGTCTACATCGTCGTCGGCGTCATCCCGTCGACCATCGCGGCGCTGGCCATCGTGCCGTTCGCGATGGGCCCGGCCGGCAACGTCATCGGTGGTCTGCTGTGGCTGGGCACCTCGCTGTGGGGCTGGCGGATGGCCCGGCAGCGCCGGTTCGAGGAGCACCGCCGATTCATGATCTACAGCTTCGCGCTCTGCCTCCAGATCATCGAGGGCCGGGTGATGGTGCTGACCATCCCGCACCTGCCCGGCTGGGACCCGTCGTCGTTCCCGCTCCTGCTGGAGACGGCGAGCTGGATCGGCATCGTGCTCAACCTGCTGATCGCCCAGTGGTACCTGGAGTGGAGCGCCCGCCGCGGCCGTACCGGCCTGGAGCGGAAGCGGACCGGTCTGGTCGTCCGGTGA
- a CDS encoding alpha/beta hydrolase produces the protein MRARRGLVAAATAVAALLLLPGAAPVLAEPQGHGPSRPGPSFTHGRVAVDGGALHYVRTGSGPPLVLLHGWPETWWSWRHVMPELAREHTVIAFDLPGLGDSTVPSDGYDKATTARRIRQAVHALGFRQIELMGHDVGALVAYPYARDFPDEVTRVAVVESPLLGFGLEDFYGRSWHFLFNSSPAPIPEKIMDNEDVPTYLGMMFDRTYKPEALDRKRYFAAYANPAKRTAGYEYYRAFAADAAENQAKAAANRLTMPVLAVGGQYQFGPLVGTSFAQVADDVRTAIVPEAGHYPAEENPQFTAACANLFFGATPPGQPTPPDLAACAP, from the coding sequence ATGAGGGCGCGACGGGGTCTGGTCGCCGCCGCGACCGCCGTGGCCGCCCTGCTGCTCCTGCCCGGCGCCGCGCCGGTCCTCGCCGAGCCCCAGGGGCACGGCCCGAGCCGGCCGGGCCCGTCGTTCACGCACGGCAGGGTCGCCGTCGACGGCGGCGCGCTGCACTACGTCCGGACGGGCTCCGGGCCGCCCCTGGTGCTGCTGCACGGCTGGCCGGAGACCTGGTGGTCGTGGCGGCACGTGATGCCGGAGCTGGCCCGCGAGCACACCGTCATCGCGTTCGACCTGCCCGGCCTGGGTGACTCCACGGTGCCGTCCGACGGGTACGACAAGGCGACCACCGCCCGCCGGATCCGGCAGGCCGTGCACGCGCTCGGCTTCCGGCAGATCGAGCTGATGGGCCACGACGTCGGCGCGTTGGTGGCGTACCCGTACGCGCGGGACTTCCCGGACGAGGTGACCCGGGTGGCCGTGGTGGAGTCCCCGCTGCTGGGCTTCGGCCTGGAGGACTTCTACGGGCGGAGCTGGCACTTCCTGTTCAACTCCAGCCCCGCGCCGATCCCCGAGAAGATCATGGACAACGAGGACGTCCCGACGTACCTCGGGATGATGTTCGACCGCACCTACAAGCCGGAGGCGTTGGACCGGAAGCGGTACTTCGCCGCGTACGCGAACCCGGCGAAGCGGACCGCCGGGTACGAGTACTACCGGGCGTTCGCCGCCGACGCCGCCGAGAACCAGGCCAAGGCGGCGGCGAACCGGCTCACCATGCCGGTGCTGGCCGTCGGCGGCCAGTACCAGTTCGGTCCGCTGGTCGGCACCTCCTTCGCCCAGGTCGCCGACGACGTGCGGACGGCGATCGTGCCCGAGGCCGGGCACTACCCCGCCGAGGAGAACCCGCAGTTCACCGCGGCCTGCGCGAACCTCTTCTTCGGCGCGACCCCGCCCGGCCAGCCGACCCCGCCGGACCTGGCCGCCTGCGCGCCCTGA
- a CDS encoding SgcJ/EcaC family oxidoreductase — MTNKAAQLVTGAKQWASHYGRFANGTEGAVLTVPLRVRGAWGSGDVDAIANVFTDDGSMLIGDRQLRGREEIRSYLGELFQSVYKGSRLEEEPVEIKMLTPDVALAVMQGGVVREGESNYAPENEVRSTWVVTRADGDWRLVSYQSSPLRG, encoded by the coding sequence ATGACCAACAAGGCCGCTCAGCTCGTCACCGGCGCCAAGCAGTGGGCGTCCCACTACGGACGGTTCGCCAACGGTACGGAGGGCGCCGTGCTCACCGTGCCGCTGCGGGTCCGGGGCGCCTGGGGCAGCGGCGACGTGGACGCCATCGCGAACGTGTTCACCGACGACGGCAGCATGCTGATCGGTGACCGCCAGTTGCGGGGCCGCGAGGAGATCCGCTCGTACCTCGGTGAGCTGTTCCAGAGCGTCTACAAGGGCAGCCGGCTCGAAGAGGAGCCGGTCGAGATCAAGATGCTCACGCCCGACGTGGCGCTCGCCGTGATGCAGGGCGGCGTCGTCCGCGAGGGCGAGTCGAACTACGCGCCCGAGAACGAGGTCCGCAGCACCTGGGTGGTCACCCGGGCCGACGGCGACTGGCGGCTGGTCTCCTACCAGTCCAGCCCGCTGCGCGGCTGA